The following nucleotide sequence is from Streptomyces xiamenensis.
GGGCCTGGCCGGCGGCCGCGCTGGGGCTGGGCGGATCGGCGCTCGCGGTGCTGATCTGCCTGATGAACCAGTCCTCGGCCCAGGCCCTGCGCATCGGCGCCGGCCGCGCCTGAGCGGCACCGGGCCGAGAAGAAAGACGCACGGAGGGGTACGGGGCGGGCCGCCCCGTACCGTTCCGCCGCGGTGTGCGCCGCGGCTCACTCCTCCACGAGCAGCTTGTCCCGCAGCTGCGCCAGCGTCCGCGCCAGCAGCCGGGAGACATGCATCTGCGAGATCCCGACCTCCTGCGCGATCTGCGACTGGGTCATGTTGCCGAAGAAGCGCAGCAGCAGGATCTTCTTCTCCCGCGGCGGCAGCTCCTCCAGCAGCGGCTTGAGGGACTCGCGGTACTCCACACCCTCCAGCGCGTCGTCCTCCGCGCCCAGGGTGTCCGCCACGGCCGGCGACTCGTCGTCCGTGTCGGGCACGTCGAGGGAGAGCGTGCTGTACGCGTTCGCCGACTCCAGGCCCTCCAGCACCTCCTCCTCGGAGATGTTCAGCCGCTGGGCCAGCTCGTGCACCGTCGGCGCACGCCCGTGCTGCTGGGACAGCTCCGCGGTCGCCGTGGACAGTGACAGCCGCAGCTCCTGGAGGCGGCGCGGCACCCGTACCGCCCAGCCCTTGTCCCGGAAGTGCCGCTTGATCTCGCCGACCACGGTGGGCGTGGCATAGGTGGAGAACTCCACACCGCGCTCCGGGTCGAACCGGTCCACGGACTTGATCAGCCCGATGGTGGCGACCTGGGTCAGATCGTCGAGCGGCTCACCGCGGTTGCGGAACCGCCGTGCCAGATGCTCCACGAGCGGCAGATGCATTCTGACCAGGGCGTTGCGCAGCTCGGCGCGCTGCGGCGAGCCGTCGGGCAGCTCGCGCAGCTCGATGAACAGCTCGCGGGCCGCGCTGCGGTCCTGTGGGTCGGGCAGCGCCCGCCGGGGGGCGGTCGCGGCCGGGGGTACGGGCGATGGCTCGGGCTGGCCGGGAATCGCGGCGGATCGATCCCGCGCCACGGCTTCCACGGCTTCCACGTCGTTCATGTCGGCCCCCTCGTCAGGTGGCGGCCCCGGTTCGCCGGTCACGGCGCTCCGGGGGCGGCGCCGCGCGTCTTGTGCAGGCTGATGCTCACGGTCTTGTCGTCCTTGACGGTCGATTCGACCTCACCGGCCAGCGCGCTCAGGACGGTCCAGGCGAAGGTGTCCCGCTCGGGGGCGTGGCCCTCGGTGGTGGGCGCCGAGACCGTGACCCGCAAGGCATCCCCGACCAGCGTGAAGACACACTCCAGCACGCTGCCCGGGATGGCTTGCTGGAGCAGGATCGCGCAGGCCTCATCCACCGCGATGCGCAGATCCTCGATCTCGTCGAGGGTGAAGTCCAAGCGGGCCGCGAGACCGGCCGTGGCCGTGCGCAGTACCGAAAGATAGGCACCCGCCGCGGGCAGCCGGACCTCGACGAAGTCCTGCGCTCCTGGCTCACCTGGGAACTGGGACACCCTCACCTCCACAGTGGCTGTCACTGATTGAGCGCTGCCCGGCACCACCGAGGGTGCCGCGCGCCAACACGAAACGTACGCCCAGTGACGCTACCGCGATCACTGGCGTGCTGTCGCCTGGATCTTCGCGGCCACCTCAGCGGTATTACTCATCGTAATGCATCAAGTGCGTTCTGTGGTGGGCTGGATGGGATTCGTTACGGTTTCCGGCCCGGGGGCTCCGGTGATGACGGCGGCCAGTGCGGTGCCGGGCGCGAACGCCCCCTCGCCGGCCAGCGCGGTCAGCGCGAACAGCAGTTTGGCCACGTAGATCGATTCGAGGGCCGGCAGCCGGTGCCGGGCGGCGAAGTCGGCGGCGAAGTCCCGCAGTACGGGCGGTACCCGGGCGTAACCACCGTGGTGGAAGCGCTCGTCGAGCGTCCAGGCGCCGCGCGGTGCGCCGAACGCCTCCTCCTGGAGGGCGCGTACCCGCTCACCCAGAAAGCCGCCCCGCAGGACGGGGATGCCCAGCGCCCGGCGGCCCGGCCCGAGTCCGGCGGCGAGGCCGGCCAGGGTGCCGCCGGTGCCGCAGGCCACCGCGGCCACATCGGGCGGATCCGGTGCATCGCGCAGTTCGCGGCCGAGTTCGGCGCAGCCGCGCACCGCGAGCGCGTTGCTGCCGCCCTCGGGGACGACGTAGCAGGGGCCGAACCGCGCGCGCAGCGCCGCCCGCCGCTCCGGGGCCTCGCGCAGCCGGTACGCGGAGCGGCTGACGAAGTGCAGCCGCATGCCGTCGGCGGCGCAGCGGGCCAGGGAGGGGTTGAGCGGCCGGTCGGCCAGTTCCTCGCCGCGCACCACGCCGACGGTGGCGAGGCCGGTGATCCGCCCGGCGGCGGCGGTGGCGCGCAGATGGCTGGAGTACGCGCCGCCGAACGTCAGCAGCGTGTGGTGCCCCTCGGCGCGCGCGGCGCGCACATTGGGCATGAGCTTGCGCCACTTGTTGCCGATCAGCTCGGGATGCAGCAGATCGTCCCGCTTGAGGAGCAGCCGCACTCCGTGCCGGGCGAAGCGCTCGTCGTGCACCTCCTGGAGCGGGGAGGGCGGTGGGGTGGCGAGCGGATCGGCGGAGGTCGCCGGGGGATCGTTCGTCATGGGGCCGCGCGCCGCTCGCCGCCGTTCTCGGTCATGATCCACAGGGTACGCACAGGGCGGCGCGGGCGGGTTCGGGCGCAGAGAAAAACCCCGCCTTGGAATGCGGGGAAATAAACGCTATATTGCTTGGTTCTGTGCGCGTCAAAGGGAATGAAAAAGCGCGCTGATAAAGGAATTTTAGCGAATAGGGGAATCGCTTGTCAACCGCCGTGAAGGGTGAACAGGAATACCTCACCGCGCTGTACACCCGCCTCGACCGGCTGCGGGAGCACACCCAGGACCGCCTCGACCAGGTGCTGCACGCCGCCGGCCTCGGTCACCAGGGACTGTCCGAACGGGACACCACCGCCGCCGAACTCTCCCGCCGTCTCGGGCAGCTGCACTCCGTCGAGAACGGCCTGTGTTTCGGCCGGCTCACCATGACCGACGGCCGCCGCCTGGCCATCGGCCGCATCGGGATCCTCGCCGAGGACCACGAGAGCGACCCGCCGCTGATCGACTGGCGCGCGCCCGCCGCCCGCCCGTTCTACGCCGCCACCGGGGCCCGCACCGAAGGGGTAAGGATCCGCCGCCATCTGCTGACCAGCGGCCGCACCGTCACCGCCGTCCGGGACGAGGAACTCGGGGCGGGCGCCGTCGCCGGGGAGAGCGGCGGCCCGGCGCTGCTGGAAGCCCTGAACGCGCCCAGAACCGGCCGGATGAACGACATCGTCGCCACCATCCAGGCCGAACAGGACGCCGTCATCCGCTCCCCGCGGGCCGGCGTGCTCGTCGTCCAGGGCGGTCCGGGCACCGGCAAGACCGCCGTGGCCCTGCACCGCGCGGCCTACCTGCTGTACACCCACCGCGAACGGCTGGCCCGCGAGGTGGTCCTCGTCGTCGGCCCCGGCACTGCGTTCCTGCGCTACATCGGGGAGGTGCTGCCCTCGCTGGGGGAGAGCGGGATGCTGCTCGCCACCCCGGCCGAGCTGTACCCGGGGATCACCGCCGACCGCCCCGAGGACCCGCGTACCGCCGCGATCAAGGGCACCGCCGCCATGGCCGGGGTGATCGCCGCCGCCCTCCACGAGCGGCAGTGGCTCCCCGAGGACGTGCTGGAGATCGACCACGAGGGTGAGATCCTGCGCCTGGACCGGGCCACCGCCGAACGGCTGCGGCGGCGCGTCCGGGAGGAGGGGCTGCCGCACAACGAGGCAGCGCCGCTGCACCGCGCCCTGGTCATCGACGCGCTCGCCCACGGCATCGCCGACCGGCTCGGCGCCGGTGTCCTCGCGCCGGATCTCCCCGAGACGGATCTCCCGCAGACGGCGGCCCCGGCGGTGGACGGCGAGGCGGCGGACGACCCGTACGGGGACGCGCCACGGGAGGACGCCCCGCTGATCTCCGAGGACGAACTCGAGGACATCCGCGCCGAACTGCGCGACAACCCGCGGGTAAGCGCCGCGCTGCGCCGGCTGTGGCCCCCGCTCACCCCGCAGCGGCTCCTGACCGATCTGTTCGCCTCCCCCGACCGGCTCGCCGCCGCCGCGCCGCAGCTCACCGCCGGGGAACGCGAGCTGCTGCTGCGCGCACCCGGCGGCGGCTGGTCGCCCTCCGACGTCGCACTGCTGGACGAGGCCGCCGAACTCCTGGGCGCCGACGACCGTGCCGAGCGCGAGGCGGCGGCGGCCGAGCACGCCGAACGGCTGCGGCTCGCCCAGGAAGCCCTGGACGTGGCCTACGGCTCCCGCGAAACCGAACACGACGACGGCAGCGACCCCGAGTCCCTGCACGCCTTCGACGTCCTCGACGCGGAGACCCTCGCCGGCCGGTACGCCGAGGAGGACCACCGCACCCCCGCCGAACGCGCCGCCGCCGACCGCACCTGGGCCTTCGGCCACATCGTCGTCGACGAGGCCCAGGAGCTGTCCGCCATGACCTGGCGGCTGCTGGTGCGCCGCTGCCCCGCCCGTTCCATGACCCTGGTCGGCGACATCGCCCAGACCAGCGCCCCCGGCGGCGCACGCTCCTGGGCGCACACCCTCGACCCGCACCTCGGCGGACGCTGGCGCATCACCGAGCTGACCGTCAACTACCGGCTGCCCGCCGAGATCGCCGCCCCGGCCGCCGAGGTGCTGCACGCCATCGACCCGGCTCTGCGCGCCCCCCGCGCCGTTCGGTCCACCGGGGTGCCGCCGTGGCACCGCACCGTGCCCGCCGCCGCTCTCGCCACCGAGGCGGCCCGCGCCGTGGCCGGCGAGCGGGCCGCCCACCCCGCCGGCACCGCCGCCGTCATCGCCCCGCCCGCGTGGCTGCCCGCCCTCACCGCGGCGGTGGGCGCACTGCCCCGGGTGAGCGTGGTGGACCCGCGCACCGCCAAGGGCCTCGAATACGACATCGTCATCGTCGTGGACCCGCACTCCATGGCCCCGGCCGACCGCTACGTCGCGCTGACCCGCGCCACCCAGCGGCTGGGGCTGCTCAGTCCCAGCCGTGCAGACTGACCCCCGCCGGCCCGCCCAGCGCCCGCGTCAGCATCCGGTCGGTGGACAGCACCATCTCACCGGCCGGCAGCGCGTCCGTGGCGACCCAGGTCACCGCCTCGTGCTTGCCCGGCTCCCGGTTCACCGGCTCGCCGCTCCAGCGCTCGGTCACGAACACCACCGTGAGGAACCCGGCGGCGGAGCCGACCCCCGGCGCCGCGTGCACCACGTGCGCCAGCCGCAGGTCCTCCGCCGCCACCCGCAGCCCCGTCTCCTCGTACAGCTCGCGTACCGCCGCCCGCGTCACCGGCTCGCCCGGCTCGCACTTGCCCACCGGCAGGTCCCACAGTCCCGCCCCGAACCTCGCCCCCGCGCCGCGCCGCAGCAGCACCACCCGGCCCCGCTCCCGGTCGTGCACCACCACGGCCGCCGACAACGGCGGCGCCGCCCCTGAATTCACCATGATCGGCAGCCTAATCCCGTTTCCCCGGCCGCCCACCGGCTACCCGAAGCAACAGCTATCGCATGGAGGTGAACGACGATGACCACCGCACACGAGACGATGGTCCGGGGCATGCTGCGCAGCTACCCCGCCGACCTGGGGCACGTCGACCAGGAGGCGCTCGCCCGCTGCATCGAGGAGTGCGTGGCCTGCGCCCAGAGCTGTACGGCCTGCGCGGACGCCTGCCTGTCCGAGGTACGGGTGGCCGACCTCGGCAAGTGCGTGCGCACCGACCTGGACTGCGCGGACATCTGCGAGACCACCGGCCGCGTCCTGTCCCGGCACACCGGCTACGACGCCAACGTCACCCGCGCCCAGCTGACCGCGTGCGCGGCGGCCTGCAAGGCGTGCGGCGACGAGTGCGCCAAGCACGCGCCGATGCACGAACACTGCCGGATCTGCGCGGACGCCTGCCGGCGCTGCGAGGAGGCCTGCCAGGAGCTGCTGGCCGTGCTGGGCTGAGCGCACCGGGGCGCGGGGTCAGCCGTCCGGCAGCTGGAGTTCCGCCCAGATGGTCTTGCCACTGGGGGAGTGCCGGGTGCCCCAGCGCTGGGTCAGCTGGGCCACCAGCATCAGCCCGCGCCCACCCTCGTCGAACCCGGCCGCCCGCCGCAGATGGGGGGCGGTGCTGCTGGTGTCGGAGACCTCGATGATGAGCGTGCGGTCCAGGATCAGCCGCAGCCGGATGGGGCCGGTCGCGTGCCGGATGGCGTTGGCGATCAGCTCGGTGACCACCAGCTCGGTGGTGAACACCGCCTCCTGGAGGTCCCACCGCGTCAACTGCCCGGCGATGTCCCTGCGGGCGATGCCGCAGCTCGCCGGGTCGTCGGGGATCTCCCACGTCACCACGTGCGCCGCGTCCAGGATTCGGGTGCGCGCCATCAGCAGAGCCACGTCGTCGCCCGGCGCCCCGCCGGGCAGCAGCGCCTCGATGACCGCCTCGCACCGGGCGTCGAGCGAGACGGCCGGGGTGGCAACGGCCTCGTGCAGCACGCGGTAGCCCTCGTCCATGTCCTGGTCGCGGCGCTCCACCAGGCCGTCGGTGAACAGCGCCAGCACCGAGCCCTCGGTCAGTGAGAACTCCGCCGACTCGAACGGCAGCCCGCCCAGGCCCAGCGGCGGCCCGGCGGGCAGCTCCATGGTCGTGACCCCGCCCGTTCCCGGGTCGATCAGGACGGGGGGCGGATGTCCGGCCCTGGCCACCGTGCAGCTCCCGGTGACCGGGTCGTAGACCGCGTACAGACAGGTGGCGCCGATGTCCCCGGCCGTCTCCTCGCCCCCGGTCTCCTCGGAGAGCCGGAGCACCAGGTCGTCCAGGTGGGTGAGCAGCTCGTCCGGCGGCAGGTCGACATCGGCGAGCGTCCGCACCGCCGTACGCAGCCGTCCCATGGTCGCCGACGCCTGCACACCGTGCCCCACCACGTCGCCCACGATCAGCCCCACCCGCGCCCCGGACAGCGGGATCACGTCGAACCAGTCGCCGCCCACCCCGGTCTGCCCGGCAGCCGCCAGATAGCGGGAGGCGACCTGCACGGCGCTGCGCTGCGGCAGCGTCTGCGGCAGCAGGCTGCGCTGGAGCGCCAGCGCGGTCTCCCGCTCCCGGGTGAACCGCTGCGCGTTGTCCAGGCACACCGCGGCCCGCGCCACGATCTCTCGCGCCACCAGCACATCGTCCGGCGCGAACGGATCCGGGCGCCGGTAGCGCACGAACTGCGCGACCCCCAGCGTCACCCCGCGCGCCGACAGCGGGACCGACAGGCCCGAGTGCACCCCCAGCTCCGTGGCCCGCCGGGCCCGCTCCGGGTCCTGCTCCACCCAGGCCAGGAAGTCCGGGTCGTCCCTGTGCAGCACCACCACCTCACCCGAGAGCACCGCCCGCACCGGGGAGGCGGAGACGGCGTGATCCCACAGCTGCCCGACTTCCACCAGCGCCTCGGGGGCGCCCGGGGTGGCCGAGCGGTGCGCGATGCGGCGCAGCGTCAGCATCCCGTTCTCCATGGTGGGCGGTGCCTCCCCGTGCGGGTGCGGGGCGGCCAGCAGGTCCACGCTGCCGAAGTCGGCCAGCCGGGGGACGCACACGTCGAGCAGTTCCTGGGCGGTGCGGCCGATCTCCAGGGTGGAGCCGATCCGCCGTGAGGCGTCGTTGACCAGCTGGAGCCGGAGCCGCGCCCGGTCCTCCCCGGTGATGTCCACGGCGGCCAGCGCCACGGCCACCAGCTCGCCCTCCGCGTCCCACACCGGGGCGATCCGTCCCAGCCAGGCGTGCTCGCGCGACTCGCCGCCGGTGCGCAGCCGGGTGCGGACGTCCCTGGGCCTGCCGCTTTCCATCGCCTGGCGCAGCTGCTCCTCCAGTTCGATGCTCTGCGGCTTGCCGCCTATCTCCGACAGCCGCAGGCCGCGGGCCTCGTCCTCGGTGAGCCCGATGACCTCCTCCATCGCGCGGTTGGCGCGCCGCAGCCGCAGATCGGTGTCGTACAGGGCGAGGGCGTTGGGCGCGTAGAGGAACGCCGAGCGGGGCAGCTGGTCGTCCTGCTCGGTGCGCTCGGTGCCGGCCAGCGGGCTGACGATCAGCCACCCGTCCGGGTGACCTTCGTGCTGCTGGAGCCGGTGGGCCAGCAGCCGTACGGTCAGCCGCCGGCCGTCGCGGTGCCGCAGGTCCACGGTGCCCTTCCAGCGCAGCGGCCCCCCGTCGTCGGGCGGGGCGGTGGTGGCGACGGGGTCGGCGAGCAGTTCGGCGGCCGGGCGGCCCAGCATCTCGGCCGCGGTGTGACCCAGCAGACGCCGGGCGCCGTCGTTCCAGTGCGTGATCCGGCCGGAGTCGTCCAGGAGGGCGCGGGCGGTGGCCGCCTCGTCCGGGACCAGGCCCCAGGGGTCGTCCCCGCCCCGGGAGGGCCGCGCCGGGTCGCCAGTGCTCACGTCCCCAGCCTGGGGCACCGGTGAGGGGGCCGACAACCGCAGAGGGCCGGTCGGGGTGCGCGGGGGGCGTCCCGGTGCCGGGCGGGCCCCGACCGTGGGGGTGGGGACGCCGCCCGATCATGCCCGTTTCGCACGTCTGTGCTGCCCGGGCTGTGCTTTTCCGTCCGATCCCTTCCCAAGGGGCTCACACGTTCCTACCGTTGCGGATCATGAGCGCCCCCGTCGCCCCACCCGGCTGGAGCCGCTGGCTCGTGCCGCCCGCCGCCTTGTCGGTCCACCTCTCGATCGGCCAGGCCTATGCCTGGAGTGTCTTCAAGCCGCCCCTGGAGTCCGCCCTGGACCTCAGCGGCACCCAGAGCGCGCTGCCCTTCCAGCTCGCCATCGTGATGCTGGGTCTGTCCGCCGCCTTCGGCGGGACCATGGTGGAACGGCGCGGGCCGCGCTGGGCGATGACGGTTGCCCTGGTGTGTTTCTCCTCCGGCTTCCTGCTCTCCGCGCTCGGCGCCGCCACGCAGCAGT
It contains:
- a CDS encoding 1-aminocyclopropane-1-carboxylate deaminase/D-cysteine desulfhydrase, translated to MTNDPPATSADPLATPPPSPLQEVHDERFARHGVRLLLKRDDLLHPELIGNKWRKLMPNVRAARAEGHHTLLTFGGAYSSHLRATAAAGRITGLATVGVVRGEELADRPLNPSLARCAADGMRLHFVSRSAYRLREAPERRAALRARFGPCYVVPEGGSNALAVRGCAELGRELRDAPDPPDVAAVACGTGGTLAGLAAGLGPGRRALGIPVLRGGFLGERVRALQEEAFGAPRGAWTLDERFHHGGYARVPPVLRDFAADFAARHRLPALESIYVAKLLFALTALAGEGAFAPGTALAAVITGAPGPETVTNPIQPTTERT
- a CDS encoding SpoIIE family protein phosphatase — protein: MSTGDPARPSRGGDDPWGLVPDEAATARALLDDSGRITHWNDGARRLLGHTAAEMLGRPAAELLADPVATTAPPDDGGPLRWKGTVDLRHRDGRRLTVRLLAHRLQQHEGHPDGWLIVSPLAGTERTEQDDQLPRSAFLYAPNALALYDTDLRLRRANRAMEEVIGLTEDEARGLRLSEIGGKPQSIELEEQLRQAMESGRPRDVRTRLRTGGESREHAWLGRIAPVWDAEGELVAVALAAVDITGEDRARLRLQLVNDASRRIGSTLEIGRTAQELLDVCVPRLADFGSVDLLAAPHPHGEAPPTMENGMLTLRRIAHRSATPGAPEALVEVGQLWDHAVSASPVRAVLSGEVVVLHRDDPDFLAWVEQDPERARRATELGVHSGLSVPLSARGVTLGVAQFVRYRRPDPFAPDDVLVAREIVARAAVCLDNAQRFTRERETALALQRSLLPQTLPQRSAVQVASRYLAAAGQTGVGGDWFDVIPLSGARVGLIVGDVVGHGVQASATMGRLRTAVRTLADVDLPPDELLTHLDDLVLRLSEETGGEETAGDIGATCLYAVYDPVTGSCTVARAGHPPPVLIDPGTGGVTTMELPAGPPLGLGGLPFESAEFSLTEGSVLALFTDGLVERRDQDMDEGYRVLHEAVATPAVSLDARCEAVIEALLPGGAPGDDVALLMARTRILDAAHVVTWEIPDDPASCGIARRDIAGQLTRWDLQEAVFTTELVVTELIANAIRHATGPIRLRLILDRTLIIEVSDTSSTAPHLRRAAGFDEGGRGLMLVAQLTQRWGTRHSPSGKTIWAELQLPDG
- a CDS encoding four-helix bundle copper-binding protein yields the protein MTTAHETMVRGMLRSYPADLGHVDQEALARCIEECVACAQSCTACADACLSEVRVADLGKCVRTDLDCADICETTGRVLSRHTGYDANVTRAQLTACAAACKACGDECAKHAPMHEHCRICADACRRCEEACQELLAVLG
- a CDS encoding ATP-binding protein, whose translation is MSQFPGEPGAQDFVEVRLPAAGAYLSVLRTATAGLAARLDFTLDEIEDLRIAVDEACAILLQQAIPGSVLECVFTLVGDALRVTVSAPTTEGHAPERDTFAWTVLSALAGEVESTVKDDKTVSISLHKTRGAAPGAP
- a CDS encoding NUDIX domain-containing protein — its product is MVNSGAAPPLSAAVVVHDRERGRVVLLRRGAGARFGAGLWDLPVGKCEPGEPVTRAAVRELYEETGLRVAAEDLRLAHVVHAAPGVGSAAGFLTVVFVTERWSGEPVNREPGKHEAVTWVATDALPAGEMVLSTDRMLTRALGGPAGVSLHGWD
- a CDS encoding RNA polymerase sigma factor SigF, translated to MNDVEAVEAVARDRSAAIPGQPEPSPVPPAATAPRRALPDPQDRSAARELFIELRELPDGSPQRAELRNALVRMHLPLVEHLARRFRNRGEPLDDLTQVATIGLIKSVDRFDPERGVEFSTYATPTVVGEIKRHFRDKGWAVRVPRRLQELRLSLSTATAELSQQHGRAPTVHELAQRLNISEEEVLEGLESANAYSTLSLDVPDTDDESPAVADTLGAEDDALEGVEYRESLKPLLEELPPREKKILLLRFFGNMTQSQIAQEVGISQMHVSRLLARTLAQLRDKLLVEE
- a CDS encoding HelD family protein, which produces MKGEQEYLTALYTRLDRLREHTQDRLDQVLHAAGLGHQGLSERDTTAAELSRRLGQLHSVENGLCFGRLTMTDGRRLAIGRIGILAEDHESDPPLIDWRAPAARPFYAATGARTEGVRIRRHLLTSGRTVTAVRDEELGAGAVAGESGGPALLEALNAPRTGRMNDIVATIQAEQDAVIRSPRAGVLVVQGGPGTGKTAVALHRAAYLLYTHRERLAREVVLVVGPGTAFLRYIGEVLPSLGESGMLLATPAELYPGITADRPEDPRTAAIKGTAAMAGVIAAALHERQWLPEDVLEIDHEGEILRLDRATAERLRRRVREEGLPHNEAAPLHRALVIDALAHGIADRLGAGVLAPDLPETDLPQTAAPAVDGEAADDPYGDAPREDAPLISEDELEDIRAELRDNPRVSAALRRLWPPLTPQRLLTDLFASPDRLAAAAPQLTAGERELLLRAPGGGWSPSDVALLDEAAELLGADDRAEREAAAAEHAERLRLAQEALDVAYGSRETEHDDGSDPESLHAFDVLDAETLAGRYAEEDHRTPAERAAADRTWAFGHIVVDEAQELSAMTWRLLVRRCPARSMTLVGDIAQTSAPGGARSWAHTLDPHLGGRWRITELTVNYRLPAEIAAPAAEVLHAIDPALRAPRAVRSTGVPPWHRTVPAAALATEAARAVAGERAAHPAGTAAVIAPPAWLPALTAAVGALPRVSVVDPRTAKGLEYDIVIVVDPHSMAPADRYVALTRATQRLGLLSPSRAD